DNA from Osmerus mordax isolate fOsmMor3 chromosome 2, fOsmMor3.pri, whole genome shotgun sequence:
gtgatgatgtacacaaggaaattatgccaatatgttttgcagcgaataaccacttgactgagaagcaacagtcagtttagaccagcaagatatattcaattggtaattggcctaactgaaggcaatggtacttaaccatttcaaagatgtgctaaatcattttaaatttgtgcaaactgtaggcaattgcacttgtcatttacgaggatgtgctaatacaattgcaatttgattaaaggaatgaaaaattccaatagtttgtgaacaagtgcccagtggtttggaggtttgcacgtgttgttttgagaatgtcatttctgtttcgtgaaatgatccaaagcaatggggaaaaactgtaagacagtggagatggttgtggacttcaggaggaaaacagccccactcacccccatcaccctgtgtgactccccagtcaacactgtggagtccttccgcttcctgggcactatcctctcccaggacctcaagtgggaactgaacatcagctccctcatcaagaaagcacaacagaggatgtacttccttcggcagctgaataagttcaacctgccaaagacaatgatggtgcacttctactcagccatcattgagtccatcctcacctcctccatcaccgtctggtacgctgctgccactgccaaggacaagagcagactgcagcgtatcatccgcactgctgagaaggtgattggctgcaatctgcctaccctcgaggacctgcacacctcgaggaccctgaggcgagcgaggaagattgtggccgactcctcccaccctggacactccctgtttcagtcactcccctccggcagaaggctgcggtccatcaggaccaatacctcacgccacaaaaacagtttcttcccttccgctgttggcctcttcaacaaggccaagggaccacactgactctaatgacttcttgcttaaaacacactgctttttgcactgcattacaaaatggtatcttgtacatttgtattttttgtaatatttttatttttgtatttttatattgtaatttacggcaacttatattttattttattgtatatttaattatattctaatcccacttagtactgctagtttatgtacccttagtatagatagtccacatatttaaattttaggtatatgtttattgtatgcaccttcctgtcaaagcaaattccttgtctgtgcaaactttcatggcgaataaatcccattctgattctgattctgattcgaaACCTAAATAGGTGCTGCATGAAACCTATTGTGGTCTTTAAAAGTAAAAATATATTAGCAATTAGAGAGCTAAAGGTGtcgttgtaattttacaaccaagggtcttacagggttaaatgTAAAGGAACATGCAATAATTGGTAATAGATTAAGACTTTACATGGTTTGTGCTGGATACGTCTTGGGGCTTTTGAAAGCAAGAGGAAGTGAGTAATCTGACGCGGACCAGGAAGTGTTTTCCCTGGCTTTGTATTGTGTTTTATAGCGAGCTAAATGCTTGCTAGCAATGAAGATCGAGCGAGGAAGACTTTGATAACTGCGAATATTCAATTTGGCTTTGTTTGGAAGATAAGATTATCATCGCAAAACCAACTGGTTTGTCAAGCAATATTATTTGGGTGCTGTTGTTAGCCAGCCTAATAGTGTACTGCTATATTAGTATGTATCCAGGTTGGATTTAGCAATCAACTCAAGCAAAGTATGTCATtcttcttcctgtttgtgtACGTCATATGTTTTGGTGCCTTCACCAGTCATGCTAGATGTCTACCGCTTGAATGACAGACGTACATAACCCCACCTGTAGCCTCCACCATGGGCCAAAGAAGAAGAGGGGTGGCTGTGCACCTCCCCACCACAAGCAAAGGCTCTGATGTCCCCACCGCTACGGCCACTTTCCGCGGCTCcgccaaacacaacatttgcatGGTGTCTGACTTCTTCTATCCTAATATGGGTGGAGTGGAGAGCCACATATACGAGCTGTCCCAATGTCTCATTGAGAAAGGGCACAAGGTGGTTGTGGCCACCCATGCTTATGGCAACAGGACAGGGATTCGCTACCTGACCAATGGGCTCAAGGTGTACTACCTGCCCCTCCAGGTGATGTACAACCAATCTACCATCACCACCTGCCTCCACAGCCTGCCTTTGCTGCGCTGTGTGTTCGTCAGGGAGCGCATCTCTGTGGTGCATGCGCACAGTTCCTTCTCCGCCATGGCCCATGATGCACTGTTCCACGCCAAGACCATGGGTATCAACACCGTGAGTGGCTTTCTGTGACGATTAAGTTGAACTTGAGTTATTCTAATCCTAACCAGGTCTTCCCTGACGACCTTGTTCCAAGTGGGGATATGAACACATATGTAGTAGGAAGaagggagaccagagagaaaAGAATGAATGAGATGGAGATTGTATGAATGGGGGTCTCATAGGGAACAGAGGTTGGAAGTAGCCTAATGAACAGAGGGATGTAAGTCAGTCTCTGTGCCCAGTGCCCTCTTTCTCCAGGAGCCTCGGTGTCATGCTACAGTACAACTGATAGAATGATAACATTGTTATGTTTTCAAAACGTCCCTATATATACGTTCCCTCGCTCTGCAACTTCCACTTGGCCCTACATATCTATGTCTTGTGGATATAGATGCTTAAAGTGTGGGACCTTTCTATGTTCCAGGTGTTCACCGACCACTCTCTCTTCGGATTCGCTGACGTGAGCTCAGTGCTGACCAATAAGCTACTGACGGTGACGCTGTGCGACACCAATCACATTGTGTGCGTGTCGTACACCAGCAAGGAAAACACGGTGCTGAGAGCGGGGCTCAACCCAGAGATCGTCTCTGTCATCCCCAATGCCGTGGAGCCCACAGACTTCACCCCTGACCCATCCCAACGCCAAGAGGACTCCATCACCATAGTGGTGGTCAGCCGCCTCGTCTACCGCAAAGGTAAGCGAGTGGATTACTgtgttgtccgtgtgtgtgtgtgttttggattgataTGAGGGATGCTGTTTTGATACTTCAGATCCGAGAAGGATGACAGGACTCTAGTGGTGATGTTGTGGATTGTAGATATTGCAAAGGAATGTGCGCGTTCACGAACGGGTTCCCATGTTAACCTGCAGGTATTGATCTCCTCGGTGGTATTATTCCAAAACTCTGTCTGAAACATCCTGATCTACATTTCCTCATTGGGGGAGAGGGGCCAAAGAGGATTGTGTTGGAGGAAGTGCGAGAGAAATACCAGCTCCATGACAGGTACGTCGTGTTAAGTAACCGCGTTGTCTGTTGGCAATGGTCCGTTTTAAATGAACTGACGCAGAGGAATGTTTGGTACCTGTTTGTTTGGTACCTGTTTAGGCTTTTTGGCACAGTttgagtttctgtgtgtgggtgggttaaCCTGTCTTGACCCGCTCTGTGTTATTGATGTtatgtgggtcagatggctgagcggttagggaatcgggctattaatcagaaggttgccagttcgattcctggccgtgccaaatgacgttgtgtccttgggcaaggcacttcaccctacttgcctcgggggaatgtccctgtacttactgtaagtcgctctggataagagcgtctgctaagtgactaaatgtaaatgtaatgtgtttgcccccccccccccccccccccagggtccgTCTGCTCGGGGCTCTGGAACACAAAGACGTGCGAGGAGTTCTGGTGCAAGGCCACATCTTCCTCAACACCTCCTTGACAGAGGCCTTCTGCATGGCCATAGTGGAGGGGGCCAGCTGTGGTCTACAGGTGGGTCTCCTGTCACAGCACCGACTGTACAGCCGACTAGAAAATGTCTTGGCGTTAGTGGATCAAAGATCCGATTGGATCCATGGAAGCGCCTGGTGCAGCTGCGGTATGAGAACTTTCTTGAGATCGTGTATGACTTGATCaaacgattgtgtgtgtgtgtgtgtgtgtgtgtgtgtgtgtgtgtgtgtgtgtgtgtgtgtgtgtgtgtgtgtgtgtgtgtgtgtgactaggtGGTCAGCACCCGAGTAGGGGGCATCCCGGAGGTTCTGCCGGAGGATCTGATCACCCTCTGCGAGCCCAACGTGCGTTCTCTGTGCGAAGGCCTGGAGAGCGTCATCGCCAGGCAACGGGCGGGCACCGTCCCCTCGCCCGCCTCCATCCACGCCCGGGTGGGCACCCTTTACACCTGGAGGAACGTGGCCGAGCGGACGGAAAAGGCACGGCCCCTTTTTGAGCACGAGCTTGCGACCCTCGTGCCTCCTTTTTTCCTGTAGGGATCACTGATTTGATGTGATTGGATATGTGTCAGCTGTGTTGAGGAGCACCCGCGTTGACCTGTTCTGCCGTGTTGTGTCTGAGATTTCTTacagaagagaaggaaaggagggagaaatgTTAAGTACATGAATGGGGCTACGTCGTCTAGCCAGGGGCAAACTAAGCTTTCTACGGTGCAGCTAAAATGTAGTCTCCTACTCCCTCCAATGTGACTGAGATGGTGGCTGTATGAGACTAAACTgttgcctcctctcccctaggTCTATGACAAGGTGGTGGGACAGGAGGTCCTTCCCCTGGACAGAAGGTTGTTCAGATTGAGGTCTCACTGTGGCCCCGTGGCCGGCGCCATCTTCTCCTTCATGGCCATCCttgacttcctcttcctgctcctccttcagTGGCTCCGCCCAGACAGTGTCATGGACGTTGCCATGGACGCCACAGGCCCCCAGGGGCGGTGGCGGAGGGTATTGGATTGTAGAAAAAGTATTACTTCGAAAAGTGCCATGACGAAGGACCCAGCTGTGGGCCAGACCAGATTATGACATTGGCCAACCTGCAGCACAGCCACACACTCCTAAACAATCCTACTGACATCTAGAGACACTACTACCCCTACTAGTAGGAGTGTAAGTGTAACTGACTGTTATGATCTGTAGGTGCTTAACAAGCATTCAACTGTGTTCAGACCACTGGTGTTGCATATCAATAGAGTACCACTTTAAGGACCATCTGTAGATTGCTTCTCACATTAAAGCGACGCCAGTTTGTCTTGCTCAGGTAAAGATGGGTGTGGATAAGGTTAGGACTTAAACATCACATAGAGATCCAACTTTTTTAAACCCTTGCTTTAATCCTGGAAAATTGTATTTTTAGATTCCTTTTTTGGTTTACTGCACTGAataaagaagggagggggggggggtgatagtaCTGGATCGTCCAgtgagaaaggaaggaaaggaTACTTGCCATTCAGAGACCAAGGAAGAAGCACTCCTAGTGTTTGCTACAACAGGAATTCAGGATCAATTGTGTTTGTACTCAGACCTTACAATGTTCCTATTTCGGTGTTTCATATATTTACAAAGTTTCCATCTCTAATTTATACAACTTGGATTAGTTTTCAGATTATGATTTCATTGATGTTTGTCATGACTCAGGAGGCATCTTTGTTTAGGACTCATGTAATGGATATCTTTATGCAAATCAAGGCTTTTTGGTCTGTGTGAAATGAGGGAAAAATCTGTTTTATTATATTTTCTTTTGGGAAATCAAATAATGTACTACCTGTCATTGCTTTTAATAGTGGTGGGTGTAAGATCATATTATTGGAAGATGTATCCTGATATTGTCTTTGGCACAGTTTTCTGAGTTGCTTTGCAAAGTTACTAACGTCAACCCTCCTGAAGATTAAATCATTGTGTACATGACATCTTTCAGCATATGTTGTCCTGGGAAAAACAAGCATACAGCACAACACATATAGTAGCTGAGAAAAAGAACCTGGCATTTGCATTCTAAGCCAGTGGAATGTGGCTCATTCATACTTTATCTCCATAATCGCTTATGGAGACGTATGAATGAGCCAGTGACTGTAAAAACAAGTATGTGTGCAGACATAGATTTTCAACCAGATATACCGGTTTATCGTCAAGTACGTTTTCACTTACAATTTGCTTGAGTGATATTTGGGATATATAGAATGAGCTTGGGCTTGGGTTTGAATTATGTTGTCAACATAATATACAGGATATAGTAagtgcagcagataatcaaggactaAAAGTGCACAGTTGCAACCGTATTACAGTGATTAGAGCTAAGGAACGGCCTGTCTTCTATGAGACAGTGCTACAATAACAATCTTAATCCCACAGATAGGGCAACAATAACATCAGATCTCAAGAAAAACATTGGAAAGGTTTGCAAGTGCAGTATGAGTCCACAGGACAGTACTACAACAACTCAAATACAACATGGACAAAAAAAAGGTAAATTAGGAACATATTTATCCGGGTGCATAGAAACAGAATTGTCTACATACACTTACAAACAAGGGAGTTGGTTCCACATGTGCTACACACTGCTGTATTTCTGTGTACATTTCTCCCATTATCCAAGTAAGATTGATTATGAAACTGAATCTCACTGCCACATCAGAATGTATTACTCAGGTGTGTGTAACAGACACATAGATAAAAAGATAATTGTGATGTGGTTACACCCAACCTCTTTGGTGATTTGACTATCACTCTGTACCAGCATCTCTGCAAATTAAAAACCATGGGTGGAAGGGGCTTCTTATGCACTGCTCCTAAACTGTGGAACTCACTGCCTGGTTCCATCAGAAATGTTCCTTTCCTTGGATTAAAATGTACAATACCGTTTCAATCAGGATTTTTATTGTTAATTTCATTTGTGTCTGTTCTTATTGTATATCATGTTTTATGATTCAAATTTTTACTGTACGGTGCAAGAAAGGCACATTACAAAtacagtttattattattattgtaaatAGAAAGTGTAGAGTGTTGTCTTTGTGTCAGCCCCAACTATAAAAATGAATATAAACAAGTGATACCTCTTTTGTGCTGGGCCAGAGGCTTAAGGAGGTTAGAGTGCAGGGGTTGGGGCAGTCAtttaggggtgggggaggatagGGC
Protein-coding regions in this window:
- the piga gene encoding phosphatidylinositol N-acetylglucosaminyltransferase subunit A, with the translated sequence MGQRRRGVAVHLPTTSKGSDVPTATATFRGSAKHNICMVSDFFYPNMGGVESHIYELSQCLIEKGHKVVVATHAYGNRTGIRYLTNGLKVYYLPLQVMYNQSTITTCLHSLPLLRCVFVRERISVVHAHSSFSAMAHDALFHAKTMGINTVFTDHSLFGFADVSSVLTNKLLTVTLCDTNHIVCVSYTSKENTVLRAGLNPEIVSVIPNAVEPTDFTPDPSQRQEDSITIVVVSRLVYRKGIDLLGGIIPKLCLKHPDLHFLIGGEGPKRIVLEEVREKYQLHDRVRLLGALEHKDVRGVLVQGHIFLNTSLTEAFCMAIVEGASCGLQVVSTRVGGIPEVLPEDLITLCEPNVRSLCEGLESVIARQRAGTVPSPASIHARVGTLYTWRNVAERTEKVYDKVVGQEVLPLDRRLFRLRSHCGPVAGAIFSFMAILDFLFLLLLQWLRPDSVMDVAMDATGPQGRWRRVLDCRKSITSKSAMTKDPAVGQTRL